From the Oncorhynchus nerka isolate Pitt River linkage group LG28, Oner_Uvic_2.0, whole genome shotgun sequence genome, one window contains:
- the LOC115113393 gene encoding LOW QUALITY PROTEIN: SEC23-interacting protein-like (The sequence of the model RefSeq protein was modified relative to this genomic sequence to represent the inferred CDS: inserted 1 base in 1 codon), with product MADRKTNNVPNSSANLLFSAAPEFNFNLPVIPVSQASGPAVLSGDDTVDVGEEDSFLGQASGNAPAPSTFSYFSSPVNSSDPFASIGHQPACPPPASLSVSLATSGPTSVPSVASMAPTPPIPLINSNPAVPQPFGTGVHQNPMGSYTPPPSTVTPPPPQAPDQSYNPYRHTPLSSRAKPYVPAPEVQSLFHPPPQQNPYTMGSPAPTFQSAPSTFTKPSPTQIQGPPXMAQHAATAGALVPANQMMQYNVYEAVQPHWFFCKQVEPKSAWLPFSILDSIQLEEIYNSVQPDPENVIVCTDGGRYDVQLYDRIRTAVFWEEEPTEVRRCTWFYKGDSDSRFIPYSEEFSEKLEGEYKKAVSTNQWHRRLEFPSGETIVMHNPKVIVQFQPSDMPDEWGTTQDGQTRPRVVKRGIDDDHDEVPDGELPQVDHLVFMVHGIGPVCDLRFRSMVECVDDFRSVSLKLLQSHFKKAQDERVISRVEFLPVQWHTALHGDATGVDKRIKKITLPSTGRLRHFTNETLLDVLFYNSPTYCQTIMDTVALEINRIYALFLQRNPDFKGGISVSGHSLGSLILFDLLSNQKNGLPLQTMTTANGAHPADTKQQVASPAVATSPAAVEEEPKEEGKEFVDLSSALEHLGLSEYQSTLEQEKIDLESFLMCTVEDLKEMSIPLGPRKKIAKFVKERAIKQVAQEKKAAEVKVASQEVVPAQSIEPLPGPGTTKLPVGGAYSSVHVDYNYFDVGTGQVSVVYHTLDFEPVNFFALGSPIGMFLTVRGLKKIEENYQLPTCKGFFNIYHPLDPVAYRIEPMILPDLDLKPVLIPHHKGRKRLHLELKESLSRMGSDLKHGFISSLRSAWQTLNDFARAHTTNAQLAAELAMVANQIKEEEEKHARSDVAEHSIVESPELLREEEAQMKIGMLNGGNRIDYVLQEKPIESFNEYLFALQSHLCYWESEDTALLLLKEIYMTMGIYPEQILH from the exons ATGGCTGATAGGAAAACCAATAATGTGCCGAATTCCAGCGCAAATCTACTGTTTTCTGCCGCACCTGAGTTCAACTTCAATTTACCTGTCATACCTGTCAGCCAGGCCAGTGGTCCAGCGGTGTTATCAGGAG ATGATACTGTAGATGTCGGAGAAGAAGACAGCTTTCTTGGCCAGGCCTCTGGAAATGCCCCAGCACCATCCACGTTTAGCTACTTCTCCAGTCCCGTGAATAGTAGTGACCCATTTGCCTCCATCGGTCATCAGCCGGCATGTCCACCACCAGCGTCACTCTCAGTATCCCTCGCGACATCGGGACCAACCTCTGTTCCCAGTGTTGCTAGCATGGCCCCAACACCCCCTATCCCACTAATCAACTCCAACCCTGCTGTGCCACAGCCATTTGGCACTGGCGTTCATCAGAACCCCATGGGAAGCTACACTCCTCCCCCTAGCACAGTGACCCCACCCCCTCCACAAGCCCCCGATCAGAGTTATAATCCGTACCGTCACACACCCCTCAGCAGCAGAGCCAAACCCTATGTGCCAGCTCCAGAGGTCCAGTCGCTATTCCATCCACCGCCGCAGCAAAATCCGTACACTATGGGCTCTCCAGCTCCAACATTCCAATCGGCACCCTCCACATTCACAAAG CCCTCCCCCACCCAGATTCAAGGGCCTC CTATGGCCCAACATGCCGCCACGGCTGGAGCACTGGTCCCAGCCAATCAAATGATGCAATACAACGTGTACGAGGCTGTTCAGCCTCACTGGTTCTTCTGCAAACAAGTGGAGCCCAAGAGCGCCTGGCTTCCCTTCAGTATCCTGGACTCCATTCAGCTGGAGGAGATCTATAATTCAG TGCAACCGGACCCTGAGAACGTGATTGTGTGCACAGATGGCGGGCGCTACGACGTGCAGCTCTATGACCGCATACGAACAGCTGTATTCTGGGAGGAGGAACCTACAGAGGTGCGGCGCTGCACCTGGTTCTACAAGGGAGACTCAGACAGCCGCTTCATCCCCTACTCAGAGGAGTTCAGCGAGAAGCTAGAG GGAGAATATAAGAAAGCTGTGTCAACCAATCAATGGCACCGTCGGCTGGAGTTCCCATCGGGGGAAACCATTGTCATGCACAATCCAAAG GTGATAGTACAATTCCAGCCCTCCGACATGCCAGATGAGTGGGGTACGACCCAGGATGGACAGACCAGACCCAGGGTGGTCAAGAGGGGCATCGATGATGACCATGACGAAGTTCCCGATGGGGAGCTCCCTCAGGTGGATCACTTGGTGTTCATGGTACATGGCATCGGTCCAGTCTGTGATCTGAGGTTCAGGAGCATGGTGGAGTGTG TGGATGACTTCCGGAGTGTATCGCTGAAGCTGCTGCAGAGTCACTTTAAGAAGGCGCAGGATGAGCGTGTCATCAGCCGAGTGGAGTTCCTTCCTGTTCAGTGGCACACGGCCCTGCATGGGGATGCCACAGGGGTGGACAA GAGGATAAAGAAGATCACCCTGCCCAGCACAGGTCGTCTGCGTCACTTCACTAACGAGACCCTCCTAGATGTGCTGTTCTACAACAGCCCCACCTACTGCCAGACCATCATGGACACAGTCGCCCTGGAGATTAACAGGATCTATGCCCTGTTCTTGCAGCGGAACCCAGACTTCAAAGGAGGCATTTCAGTATCTGGACATAGTTTAG GATCTCTCATACTTTTTGACTTGCTGTCAAACCAGAAGAATGGCTTACCTTTGCAAACCATGACAACTGCTAATGGGGCCCACCCTGCAGACACCAAACAG CAGGTGGCATCCCCCGCTGTTGCTACTTCACCTGCTGCTGTAGAGGAGGAGCCtaaagaggaagggaaggagtttGTCGATCTTTCTTCTGCTTTGGAACATCTGGGCCTGTCTGAGTACCAGAGCACTTTAGAACAGGAGAAGATTGACCTTGAATCTTTT CTTATGTGCACAGTTGAGGACCTGAAAGAGATGAGCATTCCATTGGGGCCAAGGAAGAAAATAGCGAAGTTTGTCAAAGAAAGAGCAATTAAGCAG GTAGCACAAGAGAAGAAGGCAGCAGAAGTTAAAGTGGCCAGTCAAGAGGTTGTCCCTGCCCAATCAATCGAGCCCCTCCCAGGGCCAGGCACCACGAAGCTTCCTGTTGGCGGGGCTTACTCCTCTGTCCATGTGGATTACAACTACTTTGATGTTGGCACTGGGCAG GTGTCTGTTGTGTACCACACTCTGGACTTTGAACCGGTGAATTTCTTTGCCCTGGGATCTCCCATAGGGATGTTCCTCACAGTGCGAGGGCTGAAGAAGATCGAGGAGAACTACCAGCTACCCACCTGCAAGGGATTTTTCAACATTTACCATCCG CTGGACCCAGTTGCTTACAGGATTGAGCCCATGATCTTGCCAGACTTGGACCTGAAACCTGTTCTGATTCCACAtcacaaagggaggaagaggctGCATCTTG AGCTGAAGGAGAGTCTGTCCCGCATGGGTTCGGACCTCAAGCACGGCTTCATCAGCTCCCTGAGGAGTGCCTGGCAGACCCTCAACGACTTTGCCCGCGCTCACACCACCAACGCCCAGCTGGCGGCCGAGCTCGCCATGGTGGCCAATCAGatcaaggaggaggaggagaagcatgCACGCAGCGATG TCGCAGAACACAGCATAGTGGAGAGTCCTGAGctgctgagagaagaggaggcccAGATGAAAATAGGAATGCTGAACGGGGGAAACCGCATCGACTACGTCTTACAGGAGAAGCCCATCGAGAGTTTCAACGAGTACCTTTTCGCCCTGCAGAGTCACCTGTGCTACTG
- the LOC115112729 gene encoding mini-chromosome maintenance complex-binding protein-like: protein MDVLCWCGYTWSVVVRPVGCTAKFSKRRQFMSYHLNMSLHTNTMNSLHLVPKKDSVANQLVSGALQLARDTALFLDEMQLEQGQLDTSGVWNIPALGNLISWQKVDYDFNYHKVEFPCNINVLITSEGRSLLPVRTKASNKILLATSAIPSDKVAASKVQEE from the exons ATGGATGTCCTGTGCTGGTgcggttacacgtggtctgtggttgtgaggccggttggatgtactgccaagttctctaaaaggaggcagtttatg TCTTACCATCTCAATATGAGCCTCCACACCAACACCATGAACAGCCTGCATCTGGTGCCCAAGAAGGACTCTGTGGCTAACCAGCTGGTGAGTGGAGCCTTGCAGCTGGCCAGGGACACTGCCCTCTTCCTGGATGAGATGCAGCTGGAGCAGGGTCAACTGGACACCTCAG GTGTCTGGAACATCCCGGCTCTGGGGAACCTGATTTCCTGGCAGAAGGTTGATTATGACTTCAACTACCACAAGGTGGAATTCCCCTGCAATATTAATGTGCTCATCACGTCAGAGGGCAGATCCCTGCTACCAGTGAGGACAAAGGcgtcaaataaaattttattggcCACATCCGCAATACCGTctgataa ggtagcagcctctaaggtgcaggaggAGTAA